ACTGTGCTGTCTGTGCTGGCAGTTTCTGGAAATTGTTGTTTTCCTCTATACCTGATGGTTTTGAAAACTGTTTTGCAAGATCCTTGTATGATGATAATTTTTCCTTATTGAAGAACTGGTTTCTTAGAATATAATTTACCTGATTATATAGGTTCTTTGATACATGGCACATTCTGGATATTACGCCATTGTCACGGATAAAGATCTGTTCAGTTCTCATCGTTTTCATAGCCTATCTCCATTGAACTTTTCCTCCTTTTTGAATACATTTTCATTGAATAGCAATGAAGCATTGAAATTATATCCTCAAATATTTCCTCCGAATCCAGCTTTTGATTGCCTACTTCAGATACAACGACTGTTTCTGTGCCGTATTTCTGGAATAAATATTTAAACAAGTCAAAACCTATTCTGCTTAACCTGTCCTTGTATGTTATTATCACCTTTTCAACCCTGTAGTTTATGATCTCATCAAGCATATCAAAGAATCCCTTTCTCTTATCAAATGATATACCAGATGCTATATCTGAGTATATTGCATTTATCGTATAACCATTCATAAAACACCACTGCTTTAACTGCTCTATTTGATTGTTTAGATCGTTTTTCTGTTTTGTTGATACCCTTGCATATATGACTGTTTTTCTCTTAACGTCCCTATTTAATAATTTGTAAATATCCTCATCATTGTAGCCATAATGCCCATTGGGCATAACTGTGAACCTTATCTTCCCCGTTGAGGCGTATACATGAAGCGTCTTTCATGATATTCGTAGCAGATTTAATACCTCATTTGCTTTCATAGTTAATAATATAATACAGTATTTGTATAAATAGTTATTAGAATTACGGATTATATCGCCATGTTTATGACCCATCGCTTCATGCATAGATATGAAGGAGTACGAAACTGAGACAAAGGGCGGCAAGATAGAGAAGCGTGTTTTCATTGACTCCGGTTCCTTCGTAACATACGGATACGAGACGGATGGGAAGATGGACAAGAAGATCAGGCTGGTCCTCAACGGCAGGAACGGGAAGAGATCCTACTTCATAATACCGACAGGAAACAAGCGCAATTTGGCTATTGATGCCGATTACGAAGACGATGTCTTCGTGCTCAAGGACGGCCAGGCTGTTCGTGTACGGGATCTGTTCGGCGAACGTTGAACTGAACTTCGCCAATTTTTAAATACCTCCAGCAATTCCATAATCTATGTCAGGTATAGTTACCTACGGTTCCTACATACCCAGGTATCGAATAAAACCAGATGAGATAGCGAGGGTGTGGGGCGAGAACCCAGAACACATAAAGAATGGCATATACATACTCAGCAAATCGGTGCCCGCACCGGATGAGGATGTGGCCACCATATCCGTTGAGGCGGCAAGGAATGCACTCAAGAGAAAGAAGATCAATCCCAAGGAGATCGGTGCAATATACGTCGGTTCCGAGTCGCATCCCTATGCGGTGAAGCCAACCGCAACCATCGTTGGATCCGCCATTGGCGTTGATTTTTCCCTTTTTGCAGCTGATTATGAGTTCGCATGCAAGGCCGGAACGGCTGGAATGCAGAACGTGAAGGCCATGGTGGATTCTGGCATGATAAAGTACGGACTGGCCATAGGCGCAGATACTTCGCAGGGGGCGCCTGGAGATGCTCTGGAATATTCTGCGTCAGCCGGCGGCACCGCGTTCATCATAGGAAAGGACGATACCATAGCGGAGATCAATTCAACGCTCTCAGTGGCATCGGATACCCCTGATTTCTGGAGGAGGGAGGGCCAGCCATATCCAAGCCACGGCGAGAGGTTCACCGGCGAACCCGCCTACTTCAGGCACGTCGTAACTGCGGCCAAGATGATGATGGAGCGCATGGAGACCCAGCCCAAGGACTACGACTACGTCGTGTTCCATCAGCCAAATGGCAAGTTTCCCACAAGAGCCGCAAAGATGCTGGGTTTCGATGAGAAGCAGTACAAGGACGGCCTTCTGACACCGTACATAGGAAACACATATTCAGGTTCGATGATGACCGGCCTCTCCTCGATACTGGATGTGTCGAAACCAGGCGACCACATACTTGCCGTTTCATTCGGTTCCGGAGCTGGATCCGATGCCTTCGATATAACGGTGACCGACAGGATAGAGGATATGGACAGGAACAGGGCACCGACCATAAAGAAGATGCTCGAGAACGTGAGATGGGTGGATTACGCCATCTATGCAAAGTTCAAGAAGAAGATCATAGTGGGTGATGGTATTGAGTGAAGTTTACATAATAGGCGCAGGTGAGACAAAATTCGGCGAACTTTGGGACAAATCGCTCAGGGACCTCGCGGTTGAGGCGGGTCTTGAGGCGATAAAGGATGCAAATATCTATTCGAGGGACGTGCAGATGCTCTATGCGAGCAACAGCCTCGCCGGAACGATAAACGAACAGAGCAACATAGCTGCCCTCGCTGCGGATTTCTCCGGAATTGCGGAGACGCATGTACCTGCTGTGCGCGTCGAGGCGTCCACGGCGTCTGGAGGCGCGGCAGTGAGGGAAGCGTACCTTGCAATAAAGTCCGGAGAGTACGATGTGGTGATGGTCGGGGGCGTTGAGAAGATGACTGACATATATGGTTCGGAGATCATCGATGTGCAGTCATCCATACTGGACAGGGAGTGGGAGAGCTTCAACGGCGCAACGCCTGCAGCACTGGCCGCAATAACGGCGCGGAGATACATGCACGATTTCAAGGTGCCAAGGGAGGATCTCGCCATGATAGCGGTCAACGACCATGCGAACGCGTCCATGAACCCTGACGCGCAGTACAGGAATAAGATAACGGTTGATCAGGTACTGAAGAGCGATCCTGTTGCGGAACCGCTCAACGTGTTCGACTGCTCTCCCATATCAGACGGTGCTTCGGCCATCATTCTTGCATCGGATGAGTACCGCAAGAAGAACAGGCTTGACGGTATAAGGATAGTCAGTTCGGCCATGTCTGAGGATTATCTTGCGCTGCACAGCAGGAAGTCAATATACACGCTTGAGTCAACCAGGATAGCGGGGAAGCAGGCGATCGACAGGGCTGGAATAAAGAGGAATGACATTTCATTCGTCGAACTCAACGATTCGTACAGCATATACGGCCTCATTGAGCTTGAGGATCTGGGCTTCGCTGAGAAGGGCAAAGGACGGGATCTTCTGAGCGAGATAAAGATAGACGGAAGCCTTCCAGTAAACCCCTCAGGCGGGCTGAAGGCGAAGGGGAACCCGCTGGGAGCGACAGGCGTATCACAGTTCTACGAGGCCTATCTGCAGCTGAAGGGCAAGGCCGGGCAGAGGCAGGTGAAGAATGCGAGGTATGGTATGCTGCACAATATGGCAGGAACAGGGGCGACATCGGTCGTCCATATAGTGGGTGAGTGATAATGGGACAGCTGTCAAGATTCTGGAGGGAGAGCGAGCACAGGTACAGGCTCCTTGGCACCAGATGCGATAACTGCGGCAGGGTTTACTTTCCGCCAAGGGAAGTTTGCCCCACATGCCACAGGGAATCGATAGGAAAGATGAAGGATCTGGAGCTTTCCGGTGAGGGTGTTATAGAGAGCTTCACAGTGGTTCATGAAGCTCCGCCGAGATTCTCCAGGCAGAAGCCCTACGTTCTGGCGCTGATAAGGACGGAGGAAGGGCCAATGATAACCGGGCAGATCGTAGACTGCGATCCCTCAGAGGTCGAAATAGGAAAGCATGTCCATGCGGTGTTCAGGCGCATGGGAGAGGATGGGGACACAGGCGTGATCGTGTATGGCTACAAGTTCGCCCTAGACTAAAACAATTTTTTCTGATTTTTTATTTCGTCTATTATACGCCCTACAGTGGACCAGTGCATGCGCACTATCTTCTCCGGTTCTCTAGCGTTTTTCAGGAAGCCATAAAGAAATTCGATGGTTCTCGGATCCGACGGATATCCAGATCCGAAATCTCCATATTTCTCATGAAGCTTGTCTATCTCAGCGTCGCGCAGCACCTTTGATACTATGGAGGCTGCAGATACGGCTGGAAAGATGGCATCCGCCTTATGCCTGCACACAACCTTCTTTCCGGATCGACGCTCTATAGCCTCCTGAGCCCTCTCCTCTATGACATCGTAGCAGTCTATGTATACGGTTGATTCTGCATACTCAAGAAGTTCGATTATTTCGTCCTCCTCGATCTTGTTCAGCGATTCCATTGACATCATCCTGTTTATTTCCTCAGGGCTGAGGATCCTGTATCTCACATGGCATCGATCCATTATTGATTTGAATATTTCGGATCTACGCTTCCTCGATAAAACCTTTGAATCCTTAACTCCAATACCTTTCAGGAACTCTGTATCGCAGCAAACGATCGATATGACCATGGGCCCTATAACCGGCCCACGCCCGGCCTCGTCTATCCCGCACTGTATCTCGGCTTCCATCTGCGGGATGTATAACATCGATAATTTTAAAGCCTTGTAGAAATTCACCTAGATGAGGGCCGGTAGATCAGCGGTAGATCGCCTGCTTTGCAAGCAGGAGGCCTCGGGTTCAAACCCCGACCGGTCCATTCGTCATAATACTAAAAAGTAGCTGATTTACGTGTTTCTCTTACTAATAGGAATATATGATTCTGACATCCTCTCATCCCTGAAGGTCAGAGCTTTCTTGCTCTTTTTTCTTTAAATTTTAAAGTCTATCATGAATCATTATCTTTATCATATATTACTAGTCCTTATTTTGTCACTTGTAGTTCTAATTATCAATGTGATGACATTCAACTCAAAGAATGTCACCGATTATCTGTATCTATTTGATCTCACCTATGCAATAGGGAACAGAACTCATTTTGTTACAGTATGCATATTCCAATAGTGGAATTTATCAGAAGGATGAGGTGTCAGGAAGATATTATACGCTTAGACCATTAAGAAAATGATCAATCCGTTCATTAAACTATATCTCAATAACTTGAATTCCAAGCCTCTTGCATTTATTATACAGTATTTTGTCAAATGTTACCAAAGGCACCTTTCTTGAATGTGCATCATATGCTATTATCCAGTCATTGAAATCTCTGAAGCTCAGATTGTTTTCAACCATGAACGCGGTTACCTTCTCAATTGTCTTTCCAGAAAGCCAGGATATGGTAAAATATCCACTATGCAATAATTCATCAATCTTCTTTCTAACATTATCATTATCTATTCCGTATCTGGGAAGCACAAAACCAAGTTCAACAATTGAAAGCGAACTTATTATGGGGTCCCCGAAACTGTCGATAAGCTCACTCGCCCTTGTATGATGCGGCGAATTCTCTATGGTATCATACACCAGAACATTTGTGTCTATGAACACTCTCATTTGTTGTTCCCATCCCATCCAGCCCTTATCTCACTGTCTGCGTCAAGTGATGAAAGATTTTCGCTGACCTTGAAAGTTATTCTACCCTTCCTTTTTTCTGTAGGGTTTATGCTGTTCTTGAGACGTTGATTGATGATTTTAGAAATATTCTTTGTACTGCCGTACTTTTCTATAGATTCCTTAACTATTTCTTCATATATATCTTCATCAAGGTTAATGGTGGTTTTGACCATGATTATGAATCACCATACCATATAAACATTTTACGGTTAACTTTCTTCTTTATATTGAGTCTTTATAGTTCATCATAAATCATAGTATTCGCTTAAAACATTGATCAAATCCCGACCGGCCCACTGCCTTTTATTCAATGACTTTTGTCACATATACATATAAACCATCGTTTTCCGGTGATGAGCATCGATTATGCGTTGAAAGTATCGCTGAAAACAGATACTAGATTAATAAAAGTGAGCTATTCCTCAGCTGAATCTTCGATTTCTCCTTTCATCGAAGAGACCTCTGCCTGTCCGGACATACGTAAAAGCCATATATCGCTATAACCACAGGTGTGAATTCGGATCTCATCGATCCCGCTCAAGCATCGTAAACTTGTTTATCGTGGATGATACAAAAGAATGTGGGAAGACAATTTATAAATATATTCGTTGAGGGGAGTCCGTGTATCTCTTGTCCGAAGAAGGAGAATTATTGCTTCCCACAAACCCCTAGCCTTTCTATAAAACTGATCTATGGTTTCATATTTGAAAAACGCCAGATTTAACCCGATTCATAGGTAAAATAGAAGTCAGGTGTTAATTGAATGAATTAATTTTTCAATCATAGCCGCATCGATGGAGCGATTCTGAAAATATTCTGAAAAAAGGATATGTTAAACGGCAACATAAATTATTAGCTGCTGCTATTGCGTTGATAAAAAGATCTATGAGGAGATGGCCTCAAGCGATCTGTTCTTTGTCTCCTCACCGAATATCAATGTTATCAGGAACCCCAGAAATCCCACAACAAACAGGATCAATTCCATGGGAATGGCACCATAGAGCTTAAGGGTGATTGGGAAGACCACAGCGGATATGATGGCTCCAACACGGCTTATGGCGGTGCCTGCACCCATGGCTGTTGTTCTTATGCGCGTAGGGAACAGCTCAGATACGAAAATTCCAGTTGTTTCTCCTGTCCCGCCTGCATTGGCAAAGTAGAATATTGCGAACATTGGAAAGAGAAGCAGTAAGGGCGGTTCCTTACTTATGACGATTGCGTATAGTGCCAAAAGCAGCAGAGCTAGACCCTGCGCGAGAAAAGTATATTGCTGCCATTTCTTCCTTCCGAAGCGATCGGCCGTGAAAACGAAGAACAACGTTCCGGTTATGCCTATTATGTATAGAATCAATGTGAGAAGAAGAGATCCGGAATGCGTTGTGTAATGGAGCTCAAGAAGAAGAGTTGCAGTGTATATGCCTATTCCATAAAATATGAGATCGTTGAAAAACCAGGAGGTGAAGGTGAAGAATGCCCTTCTGGAATACGATGGTTTTGCATACCTATCGTCTGGAATGGATTCATCATTCCCAGCCGACACACCAAGCTTTTTCTCTATATCCGCGATCTCCGATTCATCCTTCTTTTCCACAGCGAACCTGGGTGTTTCCTCTACATTTCTTCTGAGTATTAGCACTATTATTGCCGGTATGGCGCCGGCAGCAAGCAGGTAACGCCAGGAAACACTGCCATAGGGAAGAAGCACTAGACCCAGAAACACGGCTACAGCCCCACCGATCCACCATGACATGAGATCAGTCCCGAGAAGCTTGCCCCTACCTTTAACCGGGCTGTATTCGCCGATTATCGAGAGCGTCAACGCATAATCCGCACCTATGGCGAGACCAAGAAGGGCCCTGAATATTATAAGTTCAATGGCGTTTATCGATATTGCGCTCAATATGGCGAATAAGGCGAAGATGAGCATATCCCATTGGTATATGAGTTTACGTCCTTTGAGATCGGCTATGAAACCGAATACAGCACCGCCTATCAGCTGGCCGATTATTGTTGCAACACCGATTATGGCTGATTCCGCTACACCTATATGAAATAGCGGCCCTATGAACAGGAGAGCCGGACCTATCACAAGAAGATCGTAGCCATCCAGAAAATAACCCATATCGGAAAGCGCTGTTATCAGATAATGATATTTCTTGATGCTGAGGGCATCAAGTTTTTTAAGAAGATTATCCTGTGCCACACTATTCTAGACCAACGTATTATATCTTTTTTTCCATATAGAGATATATAGGGATAAATGCAACACCATTAATGCAACACATGTGAGGTCTTCCATACTAACTAGTATTTCTGAAACAAAAAATGATTTTGAAGTATGAGGGTGGGATATTCTTTCTTCCATACTAACTAGTATTTCTGAAACAAATCCCTTAATCCCTATATAAGGCATCGGTGGATGCGATACCTTCCATACTAACTAGTATTTCTGAAACAATATATGTGTAGATATATCAGATATGCCCATTGAAGACTTCTTCCATACTAACTAGTATTTCTGAAACTACTTACAAGGTTTTTGCCACTCAATAATGATGATAATTTCTTCCATACTAACTAGTATTTCTGAAACGTCTCAATCCGGCTCCTCCTTCCGAAGAGATCGAATACTTCCATACTAACTAGTATTTCTGAAACATGACATTTCATACTGCCTATAATCTGCTGTTACGGTTCTTCCATACTAACTAGTATTTCTGAAACCAGCCGGTCCTCACGGTAACAATGAGGGAGCTTGAAGAGTCTTCCATACTAACTAGTATTTCTGAAACTACCAGAGAGAAAGGCTTAAAGATTACGAGGAAGTCTCTCCTTCCATACTAACTAGTATTTCTGAAACTGATAAATATAGCCAATCATAGAATTAAAACAGAAACAGAAACTTCCATACTAACTAGTATTTCTGAAACCGGTGGCTGAGTTCATTGCTGTTTATCTAATATATCTACTTCCATACTAACTAGTATTTCTGAAACGAGATTTTTAAAGGATAGATAGATGCGATATTCTATCTCTTCCATACTAACTAGTATTTCTGAAACAGACACAATAAGAACTTTGATAGGGACTTTGCCGTTATACTTCCATACTAACTAGTATTTCTGAAACCCAGACAGTGTTTGGTATTTCGCGTTCAGAGCGTTGTCTTCCATACTAACTAGTATTTCTGAAACAATCTATGACTTTGAGGATATCATCCTGCTCATTTGCCACTTCCATACTAACTAGTATTTCTGAAACTTCAGGCGACAAAAAAATGCAGACAACGCAGCCGCACAAGTTCTTCCATACTAACTAGTATTTCTGAAACTACTTACAAGGTTTTTGCCACTCAATAATGATGATAATTTCTTCCATACTAACTAGTATTTCTGAAACCCGTTGTCTATGATCTTATTTCTATACTGTATATAACGATTTCCAATATGTTTTATGTATTTATAGCATGAATAATTATATAATGTATATAAGATACAATATTAATATGGTATAATACGATATCTACCAACGAAAGAATTGAAAATTTCGGTAAGCCTCATTTTTTGACTTTGTTTAAATACCCTTACCGACATTTTCTTATATAAATAAATTATGTAGCGATAGTGACACAAATCCACGAACATACCATTGCTCAATGATCTACGGATTATGTAGTGCATCATATAACGTTTAGATCCCTTTTCTCCCCTATTATGAATCTATCAACATATCCCTTTGTCTTGAATTTATATAATATTACAGAATCGCCCTCTTCCAGCCGCTCATCTAAGCCTTCCATCATCTCGTTCAACAGCGCATCCGTTATTTCCCCCTCAAAAACACTGTTCTGCACCCATATCAGATACCTCTTCAGATATTTGTTGATCTTAGAAACCCTCTTCTCGTCAACATCATAGACTAAGATGGCGTACATCAATCCCACATCCTGAACGATCGGTATCTCTTGCCTTCCGATACATGATGCAACAGTTTATAGCATTCCTCTCCAATTATGGTTTCATAAGTTGCGTATCCATTTCCAACCTTCAGGCTTGACTCCATCCTGTCTCTATATGCTGAGACGAACTTGTTCCTGCCGGTATCGTTGAGGTAAACACCACCATCCCGTTCTTCGAAGTCGCCATCCTTCATTATTCTATTGTTTACCAGATAGGCCACAAGCCTCTCAACTATCACTGGCTTGAACACATCAGCTATATCCAAGGCCAACGAGAACGATCTGTCAGATGGCTCATGCAGAAAACTTATGGATGGATTGAGTCCTGATGCGATTATCTTCGTAAGAACTGAGGAATAAAGCATTGCGTTGCCGAAAGAAATCATCGCATTGAGGCTGTCCGGTGGTGGATGGAACTGCCTCTTGAAACTAGGATAGCCCTTGAATATCTTAGGAAATGATGAGTAATAATCAGACCATATGTTGCCCTCCACACCCAATATGGAATTTATGTTGTCCTTCTTGATCGCATAGGATCTTATTCTTTCAATTATGCCGCTTATGGCCCCATCCTCGTTGTAATAACGCAGATTCCTGATTATGTTATGGCGTATACCTTCGACCATCTCAGCGGCGATATCAAGCCTATCCCTGCTTGAATAAGCCATTGCCTGCTTTACCGTATTCATGCCTATTTCATTCTTTGATATCGGGACTATGGATGACATGTATGTACCGTTGGGTCTGAGTATGTGCACGATTATGCCGATCTTAGAGAGATAATCGAGGGCCCATGAGCTGAGGCTCACCTTACCGCTTATGATTATATCCTCCACGTTCAGAACTGGAAGGTGCTTCTTGAAATCCTTGCCTATGAAGACCAGGGTGTCGCTCTCGCGCTCCACCGACCCATCCTGAGTTATGTAGAAGGTATATTTCATGTCCCTACTGAAGCAGGTCTCTTATGATTTCGCCGAGCTCCTCGGGATATACCCTACTCTTATCCTTGAATATAAGGCCAGATTTCACGTATGCGTCTATGGTGGAATCCAGAACGCCGCTATCCTCGATCGGAATACCGTTGAGGAGCCTCTTCAACATTTCTATTTCATCCCTTGGAAGGCTGATAACGGGCAGTTCTATGTAGGATAGGCTCTCTGGATCTGGATAGAAGACAGGATCGTACAGTTTCTCATCCTTACGATATCGCTCAGTCGCGGTCTTTTCATCTACATCTCTGAAATCCTTCATGATCTCGTCCTTTATCTTCTCGAAGTTCTCATTATAATTCCTCACATCTTTGTTTATGACGTTGTAAACCTTGCTGATCCCAGCCAAACCAGCATACATGGACATGACTATGCCCTGTATCTTTCTCCCACCTGTCACGTTGAGATATATCCTGTCCGAACCATGATTCCTCGCATCACCTATGGCATTCACAAATACCCTCAGGAAATCCTTGAGGGAATCGTTATCGGTTATGTCCTGATACCTTATCATGTGTCTATGAAACCTTATGTTTCCATACCGCGATCTGATGGCACCAATAACGGCATTTACACCCGCTTTTATTTCCTCGTCGTCGGTGAATATCAAGCTGACATCGAAGAGCTTCTCATCCGTATTCCTTAGATACCAGAAGACCTCGCTAACCACCATCGGTGTGGTGCCCACCGTACATATGAGCAAAGATCCCAAACTGATCACCGCCTTATAATGAGCTGTCCAGGCCTCTGACTGCTCTGCGTGAACCACATCGTATTTGCCGGCTCTGCTATGAATTTAGAGACTGCCATTGCCCTAGCACCCCTGTATCTCCCAAGCGTTATGATCGGTCCTTCCTCGATCTTATTTGAGATCCCTGCCCATTTCTGGTCTATATATTTTATGCCCTCTATCATTTTATTGTAAGCATCATTTTCATCATTTATTTCTTTAAAGAAATTTTCGAACGGGAAAGGTTTAGGATCAGAATCTTCACTTTTATCATATTTATCGAGAAACGTAATCATCTCAACTCTGTCGTAAAGAAATTCGCCTTCAAACTTGCCCGATGTCAGGAAGACGCCCACGTTTGGTATTCCTCCCTTTACATTTGCGTTATTCCTCCTCTCTACGGTCATTATGGATAGTTTGTATTCTCCAACAGGCATGAAGTCAGAGAATCTGAAGGCACGGCCAAGGGCATATGAGTATATTAGGGTACGGTTCCCACTCTTAACCTTCAACTGTGCCTTCTTTATCAAATCGTATATTTTATCCAGATTGGCTTTGATCGCATGGCCATCAGCGGAAGAAGATATGGCCGCCTGAACTATGATGCCGGTCAGCATCGCCCCCTTCACGCTGGATCCGGGTATATAAGGTTTTTCATTGCCCGGGAAACCTGTATGTGCATGAACGATTATATTGCCCTTGTTCCTGAAGTCCTTGGATTCCACCTTGACGTTATCATATATGATCGAATCTGAAACCTTGTCCTTAACTTGCTCCCAGAATTTATTTATCTTTTCATTCAAATTTGTAACATCTTCGTTCTTTGATTTTTTTATTAAGTCTTCCAATAGGCTTTTCATTTTTTCTAAATGCTCGAGGGGCATTGTCGAAATTGCGCGATATACATCGTATATACTCGCTCCATTTTTCCCCTCGAAGACCTCAAAGGTCGTTCTATTTATGCCATCCCATATAAGAATGGGTGTATTTACCTCAAGCGTTATCTTCATCTTCTAACCTCCAGGGCCATCAGATTGAACGGAAGCAATCTCTTCACTCGCCCGCCTCCAATCGGTATTGTCTTCCCATTCACCGGACCTTTTAGGAAAAGTAGCGAGCCTTCGGTAATGGGACGAACAAACCCGAACGAGGATCCATCCCCATTCAGTCCAGATATGATACGCGTTCTGTAGTAGGATCTCTCAAAATCGATCATGCGTAGCTCTCCTTCGGCCGGCACGAAGAGTGATAGGGACATATAGTAGGCGTTCCCGGAGACGCCCGTCTGAAGATGATCTTCAAACTTCTCAAACGTAAAGCGGCCGTAGCCAGCGGATCGCCGACCGGAAAGACCTTCCTTCTCCAAGTCTTGCAGCGCGATCTCGGTTTCATCCTCCCATTTTGTGCGTATATGAACCCAGAACTTTCCATCCCGGGCGTAGAATGCAAAATGCCTGGCAAACACCTTTGTCTCATTTGCATATATTTTGTTTCCATAATAGACAAATGGTTCCACGACCATGCCCTTGGCCTTACTTTCGCTTTCATTATTTTTAGACGCCTGCCTTATCTCTTCCAGATCCCCTAAGTTTATCTCGACGTCGTTTTTCATTATCTCCCTTATCCTTTCCAGCGGAAGATACCTGGGCAGACCCTTTCTGTTCCTCATTAGATCCCTGAATTCTTCTTCTGATACGTCTGCTCTAATGTACATCAGAAGGTTCGAGATGGGAAGCAGTATCTCATCCTTTGGACCCATTGGAAAAGGGCTGGAAGCTATAAGCGAACCATCCTCGCATGCTCTACGCACCTCATCGGCATCCACGCCACGGAGGATCAGCCTGCTTATCAATGCACCAGTTATCTTCATGGAATCCAATACCGTTGAGGCCGTCCTCATCTGCATTTTTATGGCGAATTCCGGCATGATGGCACTACCTGCCTTGAATCTCCTCTACGTGGATCCTTCCGTATCCCCGCGATCCGCTGCCACCCAAGTAACTTTTCTCCAGAAGGTCTATGCCTTCTTTGAGAAGTTCGATAAGGTCTTCTTCTTTGTCACCTTCGAAAACGTTTATACCTATCGTACCTTCGAACCTCAGTTGCGGTACTGCACGCTCAATGAATCGGGGATTGGCCCTACCAGTCCCTCTGTTTATAGAATTTTCCGCCTTTATCTCCGTGCCAAGCCTGTAGTATCCCTGTTCCCTTTTCACCAGCTCATTCATAGTATCTTCGCTGAGGAAAAAATCGCTGAATGAGAACCTTGTATAGACGAAATCCATCTGATGAGAATTGTCTCCTCTTGGGCAACCAAATGCCTCTCCGATCAATTTCTTTTTTCCATTCAAATTAGCTTTGCAGCTCACCATATCAGGATCCTTCAAGTTATCGAAATCCCCCT
This Thermoplasma sp. Kam2015 DNA region includes the following protein-coding sequences:
- a CDS encoding CRISPR-associated protein Csx14, translated to MGSLLICTVGTTPMVVSEVFWYLRNTDEKLFDVSLIFTDDEEIKAGVNAVIGAIRSRYGNIRFHRHMIRYQDITDNDSLKDFLRVFVNAIGDARNHGSDRIYLNVTGGRKIQGIVMSMYAGLAGISKVYNVINKDVRNYNENFEKIKDEIMKDFRDVDEKTATERYRKDEKLYDPVFYPDPESLSYIELPVISLPRDEIEMLKRLLNGIPIEDSGVLDSTIDAYVKSGLIFKDKSRVYPEELGEIIRDLLQ
- the csm5 gene encoding type III-A CRISPR-associated RAMP protein Csm5, with product MKITLEVNTPILIWDGINRTTFEVFEGKNGASIYDVYRAISTMPLEHLEKMKSLLEDLIKKSKNEDVTNLNEKINKFWEQVKDKVSDSIIYDNVKVESKDFRNKGNIIVHAHTGFPGNEKPYIPGSSVKGAMLTGIIVQAAISSSADGHAIKANLDKIYDLIKKAQLKVKSGNRTLIYSYALGRAFRFSDFMPVGEYKLSIMTVERRNNANVKGGIPNVGVFLTSGKFEGEFLYDRVEMITFLDKYDKSEDSDPKPFPFENFFKEINDENDAYNKMIEGIKYIDQKWAGISNKIEEGPIITLGRYRGARAMAVSKFIAEPANTMWFTQSSQRPGQLIIRR
- the csm4 gene encoding type III-A CRISPR-associated RAMP protein Csm4 encodes the protein MPEFAIKMQMRTASTVLDSMKITGALISRLILRGVDADEVRRACEDGSLIASSPFPMGPKDEILLPISNLLMYIRADVSEEEFRDLMRNRKGLPRYLPLERIREIMKNDVEINLGDLEEIRQASKNNESESKAKGMVVEPFVYYGNKIYANETKVFARHFAFYARDGKFWVHIRTKWEDETEIALQDLEKEGLSGRRSAGYGRFTFEKFEDHLQTGVSGNAYYMSLSLFVPAEGELRMIDFERSYYRTRIISGLNGDGSSFGFVRPITEGSLLFLKGPVNGKTIPIGGGRVKRLLPFNLMALEVRR
- the csm3 gene encoding type III-A CRISPR-associated RAMP protein Csm3, which encodes MVDSMLKDILVKHYSIELRTGMHIGGGQEKVGIGGADSPVITVEIRWKDRDYEVPYIPGSSIKGRMRSLLELKYFSKGDFDNLKDPDMVSCKANLNGKKKLIGEAFGCPRGDNSHQMDFVYTRFSFSDFFLSEDTMNELVKREQGYYRLGTEIKAENSINRGTGRANPRFIERAVPQLRFEGTIGINVFEGDKEEDLIELLKEGIDLLEKSYLGGSGSRGYGRIHVEEIQGR